One Pomacea canaliculata isolate SZHN2017 linkage group LG9, ASM307304v1, whole genome shotgun sequence DNA segment encodes these proteins:
- the LOC112572789 gene encoding rho-related GTP-binding protein RhoA-B-like isoform X1, with product MMKLLVVGDPDCGKTSLVVVFADGRFPENYVPKALDNKVANIKVDSEIKELTLWDTPGGEIFDCQREYLCGGTDVILMCFSISHPDSLQNIPDKWNPKMQHFCSGVPIILVGNKKDLRDDPVTRADLVSSEKGKAMAERIGAAAYVECSAKTNEGVHEVLKTAVRVTHKAREKRRRKNTCLLC from the exons ATG ATGAAACTTCTGGTTGTTGGCGACCCTGACTGCGGTAAAACTTCTCTGGTGGTCGTCTTTGCGGATGGAAGGTTTCCAGAAAATTATGTACCCAAGGCTCTTGACAACAAGGTCGCAAACATTAAAGTGGATTCCGAAATCAAAGAA CTGACACTATGGGACACACCCGGAGGCGAGATATTTGACTGCCAACGTGAATATCTTTGCGGAGGGACTGACGTCATCCTCATGTGTTTTTCTATCAGCCATCCAGACAGCCTGCAGAACATTCCAGATAAATGGAATCCAAAGATGCAGCACTTCTGTTCCGGAGTTCCCATCATCCTGGTGGGAAACAAGAAGGACTTGCGCGACGACCCCGTGACCCGAGCTGACCTAGTGAGTTCAGAGAAGGGCAAGGCCATGGCTGAGCGGATCGGGGCGGCGGCCTACGTAGAGTGCTCGGCCAAAACTAATGAAGGCGTCCACGAGGTGTTGAAGACTGCTGTCAGAGTAACACACAAGGCCCGTGAGAAAAGAAGGCGAAAGAACACATGCTTGTTGTGCTGA
- the LOC112572789 gene encoding rho-related GTP-binding protein RhoA-B-like isoform X2: MKLLVVGDPDCGKTSLVVVFADGRFPENYVPKALDNKVANIKVDSEIKELTLWDTPGGEIFDCQREYLCGGTDVILMCFSISHPDSLQNIPDKWNPKMQHFCSGVPIILVGNKKDLRDDPVTRADLVSSEKGKAMAERIGAAAYVECSAKTNEGVHEVLKTAVRVTHKAREKRRRKNTCLLC, translated from the exons ATGAAACTTCTGGTTGTTGGCGACCCTGACTGCGGTAAAACTTCTCTGGTGGTCGTCTTTGCGGATGGAAGGTTTCCAGAAAATTATGTACCCAAGGCTCTTGACAACAAGGTCGCAAACATTAAAGTGGATTCCGAAATCAAAGAA CTGACACTATGGGACACACCCGGAGGCGAGATATTTGACTGCCAACGTGAATATCTTTGCGGAGGGACTGACGTCATCCTCATGTGTTTTTCTATCAGCCATCCAGACAGCCTGCAGAACATTCCAGATAAATGGAATCCAAAGATGCAGCACTTCTGTTCCGGAGTTCCCATCATCCTGGTGGGAAACAAGAAGGACTTGCGCGACGACCCCGTGACCCGAGCTGACCTAGTGAGTTCAGAGAAGGGCAAGGCCATGGCTGAGCGGATCGGGGCGGCGGCCTACGTAGAGTGCTCGGCCAAAACTAATGAAGGCGTCCACGAGGTGTTGAAGACTGCTGTCAGAGTAACACACAAGGCCCGTGAGAAAAGAAGGCGAAAGAACACATGCTTGTTGTGCTGA